Proteins encoded within one genomic window of Candidatus Binatia bacterium:
- the rfbC gene encoding dTDP-4-dehydrorhamnose 3,5-epimerase, producing the protein MEIEHLPLTGALVLTPRIFTDERGYFKETYSLDRYRQCGVEETFVQDNLSLSRRNVLRGLHGDARMAKLVGVLRGSIFDVIVDLRPSSPTRRRWYGTMLDAVQGKQIYVPKGFLHGFLALEDETVVAYKQSSAYDPVHEVAVAWNDPDLGVEWPLPGGPPILSARDAVSPSLGALRGA; encoded by the coding sequence ATGGAGATCGAGCATTTACCTCTCACCGGCGCTTTGGTGCTCACACCGCGCATCTTCACGGACGAACGAGGCTATTTCAAGGAAACGTACTCGCTCGATCGCTATCGCCAATGCGGCGTCGAAGAAACGTTCGTGCAAGACAACCTTTCGCTGTCGCGCCGCAACGTCTTGCGAGGACTGCACGGCGACGCGCGAATGGCCAAATTGGTGGGGGTCCTGCGGGGCAGCATCTTTGACGTGATCGTGGACCTGAGACCCTCGAGCCCGACGCGCCGGCGCTGGTACGGCACCATGCTCGACGCGGTCCAGGGGAAGCAAATTTACGTTCCCAAAGGATTTCTGCACGGCTTCCTCGCGCTCGAAGATGAAACGGTCGTCGCGTACAAGCAGAGCTCCGCCTACGACCCCGTGCACGAGGTCGCCGTCGCGTGGAACGACCCGGACTTAGGGGTCGAGTGGCCGCTTCCAGGGGGGCCGCCCATCCTGTCCGCCCGCGACGCCGTGAGCCCCTCGTTGGGCGCGCTGCGCGGCGCGTAA